A genome region from candidate division KSB1 bacterium includes the following:
- a CDS encoding alginate lyase family protein encodes MDPRLMPNLRYIIMRLRAMSPLELLWRSVCRIRDRREIRRRVEDHRDFTVRYDIEPGQAVSFIHADRLLPDFAAGAISDVYRERFSKEQAIRLNQADDCLKHRFSIFGSEHTFAHTIDWHLDWLSGQSIPVRPRSHYDLYADRSITEVKYTWEFNRHAHFFTLALAWSLTGDTRYLNELQAQWLHWIETNPLYFGINWISALEVGFRLINWTYALALIKPAPVSKSFFSRVLHSVEQHAEFIAEHPSRFSSANNHLLGEAAALMVAGVCYPGLLNEERWRKNGFKLLFEELPAQVHSDGMTKEQSAGYQRYVLEFGLLGLRCAGITGKSVPERLPQGLRRMTDACLALQDANGRVPNIGDADDGSAFPFSSSDRPLYHDVLNSCAVRFESGQYKQSGSPEAVFWLNGSGGLQAWDALQITMPQSALTYLPDSGYAVIRQNQPFQQHMVMDAGPLGFGKLAAHGHADALSVFLNVSGQPVLVDSGTWLYLGAGQERDTFRGTAAHNTLIIDGQDQSVPLGPFQWGRRAQAGFEHVFEDDARIILNAKHNGYRKQTGTVHRSVEFDKHSTWILTDTVHGNGLHEMEAFYHMTTEPVLEDQQVICAFDGFQVEFKFECEQAFCIDIQKQPHSPSFGNRQDLPVIVVRLNAQCPFELRTEIRIKNAAQVRV; translated from the coding sequence ATGGATCCGCGACTGATGCCGAATCTCCGCTATATCATCATGCGTCTGCGCGCCATGTCGCCCCTGGAACTGTTGTGGCGTTCCGTGTGTCGAATTCGTGACCGCCGGGAGATCCGCCGTCGGGTGGAGGATCACCGTGATTTTACAGTGCGCTATGATATCGAACCGGGTCAGGCGGTTTCTTTTATTCATGCTGATCGTCTGCTGCCGGATTTTGCAGCCGGTGCCATTTCGGACGTTTATCGGGAGCGTTTTTCGAAAGAACAAGCAATACGGTTAAATCAGGCCGATGACTGTTTAAAACATCGATTCTCGATTTTCGGTTCAGAGCATACATTTGCACACACAATCGACTGGCATCTCGACTGGCTGTCCGGGCAATCCATTCCCGTGCGTCCCCGCAGTCACTATGATTTGTATGCCGACCGCTCGATTACGGAAGTCAAATACACCTGGGAATTCAACCGTCACGCCCATTTTTTTACTCTGGCGCTGGCCTGGAGTCTGACCGGGGACACGCGCTATCTAAATGAACTGCAGGCACAGTGGCTGCACTGGATCGAAACCAATCCGCTGTATTTCGGCATCAACTGGATTAGCGCCCTTGAGGTTGGCTTTCGGCTGATCAATTGGACCTACGCGCTTGCACTCATCAAACCAGCGCCGGTTTCCAAATCATTTTTCAGCCGGGTGCTGCATTCCGTGGAGCAGCATGCGGAATTTATCGCGGAACACCCCTCCCGATTTTCATCCGCCAATAACCACCTGCTGGGTGAGGCTGCTGCATTAATGGTGGCCGGTGTTTGTTATCCGGGTCTGCTGAATGAAGAGCGATGGAGAAAAAATGGATTCAAGCTGTTATTTGAAGAACTGCCTGCGCAGGTTCATAGTGACGGCATGACCAAAGAGCAGAGCGCCGGCTATCAGCGCTATGTGCTGGAATTCGGACTGCTGGGCCTGCGCTGTGCCGGGATCACCGGTAAATCCGTACCCGAACGGTTACCACAGGGTCTGCGCCGTATGACGGATGCCTGTCTGGCTCTACAGGATGCCAATGGCCGGGTACCGAACATCGGGGACGCCGATGATGGTTCTGCGTTTCCGTTTTCAAGTTCGGACCGGCCTCTGTATCACGACGTGCTCAACAGTTGCGCGGTCCGATTTGAATCCGGTCAATACAAACAATCCGGCAGCCCGGAAGCTGTTTTCTGGCTCAACGGCTCCGGGGGCTTGCAGGCATGGGATGCTCTGCAGATCACCATGCCGCAATCCGCATTGACGTATCTGCCGGACAGCGGTTACGCCGTCATCCGTCAAAATCAGCCGTTCCAGCAGCATATGGTTATGGATGCCGGGCCGCTGGGATTCGGAAAACTGGCGGCTCACGGTCATGCGGATGCCCTGAGTGTGTTTCTGAATGTGAGCGGTCAGCCGGTGCTTGTGGACAGCGGAACCTGGCTGTATCTGGGCGCCGGACAGGAACGCGACACTTTTCGCGGCACTGCTGCGCATAATACACTGATTATTGACGGACAGGACCAGTCCGTCCCCCTGGGACCTTTTCAATGGGGGCGACGCGCCCAAGCCGGATTCGAACATGTCTTTGAAGATGATGCCCGCATCATCCTGAATGCAAAACATAACGGCTATCGAAAACAGACGGGAACTGTACACCGGAGCGTCGAGTTTGATAAACACAGCACCTGGATTCTGACCGACACCGTGCACGGCAATGGACTGCATGAGATGGAAGCGTTTTATCATATGACCACGGAACCGGTACTGGAAGATCAGCAGGTAATATGTGCTTTTGATGGATTCCAGGTGGAATTTAAATTCGAATGTGAGCAAGCTTTTTGTATTGATATTCAGAAACAGCCGCACTCGCCGAGTTTCGGCAACAGGCAGGATCTGCCGGTTATTGTGGTCCGTTTGAACGCCCAATGCCCGTTCGAACTGCGAACCGAAATCCGGATCAAGAACGCTGCACAGGTTAGAGTATGA
- the dinB gene encoding DNA polymerase IV — MSSIILHMDMDAFFAAIEQLDFPELRGKPVVVGADPKGGEGRGVVSTCSYEARTYGIHSAMPISRAWKQCPHAVFVKPRGKRYAEVSRRVMQILQRYSPDLEPLSIDEAFLDITSTYKLHKTPRQLGEHLKQCIQNEVHLTASVGIAPNKFLAKIASDLDKPDGMVVVQADEVECFLHPLDISRLWGVGRKTLPLLKDMGIHTIGDLMQYSLDFLQSRFGKMGVKLYNLARGIDDRLVCTDEERKSISREITYDQDVDDAETHRRTLLYLCNELSRDMRRKKIWGRTISIKVRQQNFSTFTRSRTLEQSMQHFDDLYPHALDLFVRLNLSGKLRLLGVGVSKLESSPGQLDMFADQTQNTSKLDDVLDTVREKFGETSITRASLIDDKHPEKWIRD, encoded by the coding sequence ATGAGTTCAATTATTTTACATATGGATATGGATGCGTTTTTTGCCGCCATCGAGCAGCTGGATTTTCCCGAGCTGCGCGGTAAACCCGTCGTTGTGGGCGCGGATCCCAAAGGCGGGGAGGGGCGCGGGGTGGTGTCCACCTGCAGCTACGAGGCGCGCACCTATGGCATACATTCCGCCATGCCTATCTCGCGTGCCTGGAAACAGTGTCCGCATGCCGTTTTTGTCAAGCCGCGCGGAAAACGCTACGCCGAGGTGTCGCGTCGGGTGATGCAGATTCTGCAACGGTATTCCCCGGATCTGGAACCTCTGAGTATTGATGAAGCGTTTCTGGATATTACCTCCACCTACAAGTTACACAAAACGCCGCGGCAGCTGGGTGAACATCTGAAACAATGCATTCAGAATGAAGTTCATTTAACAGCCTCGGTCGGGATTGCCCCCAACAAGTTTCTCGCCAAGATTGCTTCTGACCTGGACAAACCGGACGGCATGGTTGTGGTTCAGGCGGATGAGGTGGAATGTTTTCTGCATCCTCTGGACATTTCTCGTCTCTGGGGTGTGGGACGCAAGACCCTGCCGCTTCTCAAAGATATGGGGATTCATACGATCGGTGATCTGATGCAGTATTCTCTGGATTTTCTGCAAAGCCGGTTTGGAAAAATGGGCGTCAAGCTCTATAATCTGGCGCGCGGGATTGACGACCGGCTGGTCTGTACGGATGAGGAACGCAAATCCATCAGTCGCGAAATCACATATGACCAGGATGTGGATGACGCAGAAACGCACCGCAGGACCCTGCTGTATCTTTGCAATGAACTGAGCCGCGACATGCGCCGCAAAAAAATATGGGGCCGCACCATCAGCATTAAAGTGCGGCAGCAGAACTTTAGCACGTTTACCCGTTCCCGCACTCTCGAGCAGTCCATGCAGCATTTTGACGATCTGTACCCGCATGCTCTGGATTTGTTTGTACGGCTGAATTTGTCCGGTAAACTGCGGCTGCTGGGTGTTGGTGTGTCCAAACTGGAATCATCGCCGGGTCAACTGGATATGTTTGCCGATCAGACACAGAACACCAGCAAACTTGACGATGTGCTGGACACGGTGCGCGAAAAATTCGGTGAAACGTCAATCACGCGCGCCAGTCTGATTGACGACAAACACCCGGAAAAATGGATCCGCGACTGA
- a CDS encoding nucleoside 2-deoxyribosyltransferase: MNLYFAGSISGGRAFLSTYVDMVTFLQNKEHVVLTEHIIKPDVVEHENQYTDIEIFERDMAWLRQSDALIAEVSNPSLGVGIEIATALQQDKPVLCLVHNEVFLTKMITGNRHPSLRVVRYEKCSDWQRTVDDFLDLLS, from the coding sequence TTGAATTTGTATTTTGCCGGATCGATTTCCGGGGGACGGGCGTTTTTATCGACTTATGTCGATATGGTGACCTTTTTGCAGAACAAGGAACATGTTGTGCTCACTGAGCATATTATTAAACCGGATGTGGTAGAGCATGAAAATCAATACACGGATATTGAAATTTTCGAACGCGATATGGCCTGGCTGCGGCAGAGCGATGCCCTGATTGCCGAAGTGTCGAATCCGTCTCTGGGTGTCGGGATCGAGATCGCCACGGCATTGCAGCAGGACAAACCGGTGCTGTGTCTGGTGCATAACGAGGTGTTTCTCACCAAAATGATCACCGGAAACCGGCATCCCAGCCTGCGAGTGGTGCGATATGAAAAATGCTCTGACTGGCAGCGGACTGTGGATGATTTTCTCGATCTATTGTCATGA
- a CDS encoding methyltransferase domain-containing protein translates to MTVSVQTIPKKKTSITPCEVCCASGLCWTGCNPEAVHCWRSAPIAACICSAITADCGCGADLSLTALKQAARAKPVHYLVADAERLYCFKKASLDHVLCSEVIEHCLHPQDIMNGMAHILAPGGEALITTPNARGKRPQWLSIGVMRDYGVRSEWENGQYFHTAYRPEELETMASKAGLTVLESGTFEKDVKYAAKIPAALLLLGRRINRLFHSPQFAAVNEAFFQNFQVFIYQCCTVCGLDKVLLKFVKEGVRTFIRVQNKFQVKTSI, encoded by the coding sequence ATGACAGTGTCGGTGCAAACTATCCCGAAGAAGAAAACGTCTATCACACCTTGCGAGGTATGCTGCGCAAGCGGTTTGTGCTGGACTGGCTGCAATCCCGAAGCGGTTCACTGCTGGAGATCGGCACCAATCGCGGCATGTATCTGCAGCGCTATAACGGCGGATTGCGGGTGCGGAGCGGATCTGAGTCTGACCGCTCTGAAACAGGCAGCGCGCGCCAAACCCGTGCATTATCTGGTCGCTGATGCGGAACGGCTGTATTGTTTCAAAAAGGCGAGTCTGGATCATGTACTGTGCAGCGAGGTGATCGAACACTGTCTGCATCCGCAGGACATTATGAACGGTATGGCACATATACTGGCGCCGGGCGGCGAAGCGCTGATTACCACGCCCAATGCCCGCGGCAAGCGCCCGCAATGGCTGTCCATCGGCGTGATGCGCGATTACGGCGTGCGCAGCGAATGGGAAAACGGGCAGTATTTTCACACAGCGTATCGTCCCGAGGAACTGGAAACAATGGCATCCAAAGCCGGTCTGACGGTGCTTGAAAGCGGTACCTTTGAAAAAGATGTCAAATACGCGGCGAAGATTCCGGCCGCATTGTTATTATTGGGACGCCGAATCAACCGCTTGTTCCATTCACCCCAATTTGCCGCGGTCAATGAAGCGTTTTTTCAGAATTTTCAGGTGTTTATATATCAATGCTGCACCGTCTGCGGGCTGGATAAAGTGCTGCTCAAGTTTGTCAAAGAGGGGGTGAGGACGTTTATTAGAGTGCAAAATAAGTTTCAAGTGAAAACAAGTATATAG
- a CDS encoding polysaccharide biosynthesis C-terminal domain-containing protein: MRCVLCRFSSCAPKSVPHRLFCSNFSMYPSIWDLISFSLSAWTSGVEAIFYANLIASGVTFLALLPIGLRRLTMNFSRSMLKELFAFGIPYLPSTMCVALMDTVDRILLERLADVEAVGVFSQGHKLGMFMALFVTAFRFAWHPFFLSTLKQENAKQIFQKVFTYVITACTVVFLFFSAFIEEIVHLRIGDITILGKEFWSATQVVPLIFLAYIFYAAYLNFLIGIYVHKKTKYLPWITFAGMSANVITNITLIPVLGMMGAAWARLAAYMVMSFTLYWVTRKLYYVRYEWGRIIKLAAVVAVFFVLMRWQPVYANTLLKAGIFLLYPAALYISGFFQRDELDLIKGVLQRKNGGDS, encoded by the coding sequence ATGCGCTGTGTTTTATGCCGTTTCTCATCCTGCGCGCCGAAGAGCGTTCCACATCGTTTATTCTGTTCAAATTTCTCAATGTATCCGTCAATCTGGGATTTAATTTCATTTTCATTATCGGCATGGACATCGGGAGTGGAAGCCATTTTCTATGCCAATCTCATTGCCTCGGGTGTGACTTTTCTCGCCTTGCTGCCCATCGGACTGCGGCGGCTGACCATGAATTTTTCCCGGTCCATGCTCAAAGAGCTGTTTGCGTTCGGTATCCCGTATTTGCCGTCCACTATGTGTGTGGCGCTCATGGATACGGTGGACCGGATTTTACTGGAACGTCTGGCCGATGTGGAGGCGGTCGGCGTATTCAGTCAGGGACACAAACTCGGCATGTTCATGGCGCTGTTTGTCACGGCGTTTCGCTTCGCCTGGCACCCGTTTTTTCTTTCCACCCTGAAACAGGAAAATGCCAAACAGATCTTTCAAAAGGTGTTTACTTATGTGATTACCGCCTGCACCGTGGTGTTTTTGTTCTTTTCTGCGTTCATTGAAGAGATTGTGCATCTGCGCATCGGCGATATCACCATTCTGGGAAAAGAGTTCTGGAGCGCCACTCAGGTGGTGCCGCTTATTTTTCTGGCTTATATTTTCTATGCCGCGTATTTGAATTTTCTCATCGGCATTTATGTGCATAAAAAGACAAAGTACCTGCCCTGGATCACCTTTGCCGGCATGTCCGCCAATGTGATCACCAACATCACTCTGATCCCGGTTCTGGGGATGATGGGCGCGGCCTGGGCGCGGCTCGCGGCGTATATGGTCATGTCGTTTACCTTGTATTGGGTGACGCGAAAACTCTATTACGTGCGTTATGAATGGGGCCGGATCATCAAACTGGCGGCTGTGGTCGCTGTGTTTTTCGTTTTGATGCGTTGGCAGCCGGTGTATGCCAATACTTTGCTCAAAGCCGGCATTTTCCTGCTTTATCCCGCAGCTCTTTATATCAGCGGATTTTTTCAGCGCGATGAGCTGGATCTGATCAAAGGCGTGCTACAGCGGAAAAACGGAGGCGATTCATGA